One Streptomyces sp. SAI-135 DNA segment encodes these proteins:
- a CDS encoding helix-turn-helix transcriptional regulator has product MAADNTLGEFLKARRGRVPPSRAGLPDHGRRRVAGLRRDELARLAGISEPYLTRLEQGVDQHPSPQVLRALSRALELDDDARAHLFALAAPEPGPVRPTRTEVAPDVHRLLDAWAGTPAYVRDRLFDVLAANKWARALAPLYEPGHNLVRDMFLDPAARRLFPDWPEIAAQTAAALRAEVDPRDPRVGRLVAELEADEDFGRLWARHDARPARDELKRFAHPVVGELALRRQALTVGGAEQQVIIVYQAVPGSPSEAALARLL; this is encoded by the coding sequence ATGGCGGCCGACAACACGCTCGGAGAGTTCCTGAAGGCCCGGCGGGGCCGGGTCCCGCCCTCGCGGGCGGGGCTGCCCGACCACGGCAGGCGCCGGGTCGCCGGGCTGCGCCGCGACGAGCTGGCCCGGCTGGCCGGCATCAGCGAGCCCTATCTGACCCGTCTCGAACAGGGCGTCGACCAGCATCCGTCGCCGCAGGTGCTGCGGGCGCTCTCCCGGGCGCTGGAACTGGACGACGACGCCCGTGCGCACCTGTTCGCGCTCGCCGCACCCGAGCCCGGCCCCGTACGCCCCACGCGGACCGAAGTCGCCCCGGACGTGCACCGGTTGCTCGACGCCTGGGCGGGTACCCCGGCGTATGTGCGCGACCGGCTCTTCGACGTGCTGGCCGCCAACAAGTGGGCCCGCGCGCTCGCCCCCCTGTACGAGCCGGGACACAACCTGGTCAGGGACATGTTCCTCGACCCGGCGGCCCGCCGGCTGTTCCCCGACTGGCCCGAGATCGCCGCGCAGACCGCCGCGGCCCTGCGCGCCGAGGTCGATCCGCGAGATCCCCGGGTCGGGCGGCTCGTCGCCGAGCTGGAGGCGGACGAGGACTTCGGCCGCCTGTGGGCCCGGCACGACGCACGGCCCGCCCGTGACGAGCTCAAACGCTTCGCGCACCCGGTCGTCGGCGAGCTGGCCCTGCGGCGGCAGGCGCTCACCGTCGGGGGCGCCGAGCAGCAGGTGATCATCGTCTACCAGGCGGTGCCGGGAAGCCCCTCCGAGGCCGCCCTCGCCAGGCTCCTGTGA
- a CDS encoding MMPL family transporter: MLSTLARAATRRPLTVIGLWAAFLLLGFGLGTGVFADLSDDVPDVPGTESDVADDRLSQVDPSGESVTAVVAGEAVSDAALRAQVERTVAEVRAIAGVAEVPDPYTTPGLTARDGQALVIPVTFEGGLSDEDEEKATDTAVEAIKRIDAPDVHVSGGELLGRQLGERAQEDVKNAELISLPVVLALLLVVFGGLRAAALPLVIAVSGIAGAFLGLFAFGQVTDISVYAIQVTTMLGLGLAVDYALLMLVRFREERRHTDDVVRAVHRTVDAAGRTVLFSGLTVAVSLTGLLVFPSVFLRSMGLAVAAVVVVDMLAAVTLLPALLTKFGGRIRPSKARSEDEEGRVFARLARFAQRRRIAVLVTVVPALLLLALPVTGLRIAIGDARQLPAGTEARQLYDTVDAHFPKGTGVSPVVVLLEPGTDTATADRIRALVPNAESRDLPGGNTVVELRPPGTVDGAAATGLVERVREVRGGEPVEVTGVAARLVDFRAMLADRAPWAALTVLASVFVLLFAFTGSVLIPLRTIATTLLSLGAALGVVVWVFQDGHGAGLLGGEGLGALSLTAPPLIVSIAFGLAMDYELFILARMREARQRTGDDQESVVTGLRRSGRVVTCAALLLAVVFGAFMTGGFSPILQIGLGLTLAVLIDATVVRMLLVPATMALLGRRAWWAPKPLRTVHDRFGLREAATPERSASANA; encoded by the coding sequence GTGCTCTCCACACTCGCCCGCGCGGCGACCCGCCGCCCGCTGACCGTCATCGGCCTCTGGGCCGCCTTCCTGCTGCTGGGCTTCGGGCTCGGCACCGGCGTCTTCGCCGACCTCTCCGACGACGTGCCCGACGTGCCCGGCACCGAGTCCGACGTGGCCGACGACCGTCTCTCGCAGGTGGACCCGTCCGGCGAGTCCGTCACCGCGGTCGTCGCGGGCGAGGCCGTCTCCGACGCGGCCCTGCGCGCCCAGGTCGAGCGGACCGTCGCCGAGGTCCGCGCGATCGCCGGGGTGGCCGAGGTGCCCGACCCGTACACCACCCCCGGTCTCACCGCCCGTGACGGACAGGCGCTCGTCATCCCCGTCACCTTCGAGGGCGGGCTCAGCGACGAGGACGAGGAGAAGGCGACCGACACGGCCGTCGAGGCGATCAAGCGGATCGACGCCCCCGACGTCCACGTCAGCGGCGGCGAGCTGCTCGGCAGGCAGCTCGGGGAACGCGCCCAGGAGGACGTGAAGAACGCCGAGTTGATCTCCCTCCCGGTCGTACTCGCCCTGCTGCTCGTCGTGTTCGGCGGACTGCGCGCCGCCGCGCTGCCGCTGGTGATCGCGGTGAGCGGGATCGCGGGCGCCTTCCTGGGGCTGTTCGCCTTCGGCCAGGTCACCGACATCTCGGTGTACGCGATCCAGGTCACCACCATGCTCGGGCTCGGACTCGCCGTCGACTACGCCCTGTTGATGCTGGTCCGCTTCCGCGAGGAACGGCGGCACACCGACGATGTGGTGCGTGCCGTGCACCGCACGGTCGACGCGGCCGGCCGGACCGTCCTGTTCTCCGGGCTCACCGTGGCCGTCAGCCTGACCGGGCTGCTGGTCTTCCCGAGCGTGTTCCTGCGCAGCATGGGCCTGGCCGTCGCGGCCGTCGTGGTGGTCGACATGCTGGCCGCGGTCACCCTGCTGCCCGCGCTGCTCACGAAGTTCGGCGGACGGATCCGTCCCTCGAAGGCGCGTTCCGAGGACGAGGAGGGCCGGGTCTTCGCCCGCCTCGCCCGCTTCGCACAGCGCCGCCGGATCGCCGTCCTGGTCACCGTGGTCCCGGCCCTGTTGCTCCTGGCCCTGCCCGTCACCGGCCTGCGCATCGCCATCGGCGACGCCCGGCAGCTGCCGGCCGGCACCGAGGCACGGCAGCTGTACGACACCGTGGACGCGCACTTCCCGAAGGGCACCGGCGTCTCCCCCGTGGTCGTCCTCCTCGAGCCCGGCACCGACACCGCGACCGCCGACCGGATCCGCGCCCTGGTCCCGAACGCCGAGTCCCGTGACCTCCCGGGCGGCAACACCGTCGTGGAACTGCGGCCGCCCGGCACGGTGGACGGCGCGGCGGCCACCGGCCTCGTCGAGCGGGTCAGGGAGGTGCGCGGCGGCGAGCCCGTCGAGGTGACCGGGGTCGCGGCCCGGCTGGTCGACTTCCGCGCGATGCTCGCCGACCGGGCGCCCTGGGCGGCGCTGACCGTCCTGGCCTCCGTCTTCGTGCTGCTGTTCGCCTTCACCGGCTCGGTGCTGATCCCGCTGCGCACGATCGCGACCACCCTGCTCAGTCTGGGCGCGGCGCTCGGCGTGGTGGTGTGGGTCTTCCAGGACGGCCACGGGGCCGGGCTGCTGGGCGGCGAGGGGCTGGGCGCGCTGAGCCTGACCGCCCCGCCGCTGATCGTGTCGATCGCCTTCGGGCTCGCCATGGACTACGAGCTGTTCATCCTGGCCCGGATGCGGGAGGCCCGGCAGCGGACCGGCGACGACCAGGAGTCCGTCGTGACGGGGCTGCGCCGGTCCGGGCGGGTCGTCACCTGTGCCGCGCTGCTCCTCGCGGTCGTGTTCGGCGCCTTCATGACCGGCGGGTTCTCCCCCATCCTCCAGATCGGTCTCGGCCTGACCCTGGCCGTCCTGATCGACGCGACGGTCGTACGGATGCTGCTGGTCCCGGCGACCATGGCCCTCCTCGGCCGCCGCGCCTGGTGGGCACCGAAGCCACTGCGCACGGTCCACGACCGATTCGGCCTGCGCGAGGCGGCGACGCCGGAACGGTCGGCATCGGCGAACGCCTGA
- a CDS encoding VOC family protein — protein sequence MSEVPPAVRELRLVVTAEDYDEALRFYRDVLGLPERAAFSSPDGRVTILEAGRATLELTDPNHAAFIDDVEVGRRVAGHIRVAFEVDDSTAVTAKLAQAGAEVVAEPTRTPWNSLNSRLEAPGSLQLTLFTELGDEPRD from the coding sequence ATGTCCGAGGTACCGCCCGCCGTCCGTGAACTCAGGCTCGTCGTCACGGCGGAGGACTACGACGAGGCGCTGCGTTTCTACCGGGACGTCCTCGGGCTGCCCGAACGGGCCGCGTTCTCCTCGCCGGACGGGCGGGTGACCATCCTGGAGGCGGGACGCGCGACGCTGGAGCTGACGGACCCGAACCACGCCGCGTTCATCGACGACGTGGAGGTGGGGCGCCGGGTCGCCGGACACATCCGGGTGGCCTTCGAGGTGGACGACTCGACCGCCGTGACGGCGAAGCTGGCGCAGGCCGGGGCTGAGGTCGTCGCCGAACCGACCCGCACCCCGTGGAACTCCCTCAACTCCCGCCTGGAGGCACCCGGTTCACTCCAGCTGACCCTGTTCACCGAACTGGGGGACGAGCCCCGGGACTAG
- a CDS encoding response regulator transcription factor has protein sequence MSIRVVVADDQELVRSGFTMILEAQQDIEVVAEAGDGAAAVEAVRGHSPDVLLLDIRMPVMDGLEAARRVCAQSSCKVVMLTTFDLDEYVYDALYAGASGFLLKDVRRDDLVHAVRVVAGGDSLLAPTVTRRLVADIVRRRREEAAAEPAPDRLDVLTAREVETLRMLARGLSNAEIATTLFVSEHTVKTHVSNVLSKLGLRDRVQAVICAYETGLVTPGTP, from the coding sequence GTGAGCATCCGGGTGGTCGTCGCCGACGACCAGGAACTGGTCCGCAGCGGCTTCACCATGATCCTCGAGGCGCAGCAGGACATCGAGGTGGTCGCCGAGGCCGGGGACGGTGCCGCGGCGGTGGAGGCGGTGCGCGGCCACTCGCCCGACGTCCTGCTCCTCGACATCCGGATGCCCGTCATGGACGGCCTGGAGGCGGCCCGGCGGGTGTGCGCGCAGTCGAGCTGCAAGGTGGTCATGCTGACCACGTTCGACCTCGACGAGTACGTGTACGACGCGCTGTACGCGGGCGCCAGCGGCTTCCTCCTCAAGGACGTGCGCCGGGACGACCTCGTGCACGCGGTCCGCGTGGTGGCGGGCGGCGACTCGCTGCTCGCGCCGACCGTCACCCGCCGCCTGGTCGCCGACATCGTGCGCCGCCGCCGCGAGGAGGCCGCCGCCGAACCCGCCCCCGACCGCCTGGACGTGCTGACGGCCCGCGAGGTGGAGACCCTGCGGATGCTGGCCCGGGGCCTGTCGAACGCCGAGATCGCCACGACGCTCTTCGTCAGCGAGCACACGGTCAAGACCCATGTCAGCAACGTCCTGAGCAAGCTGGGGCTGCGCGACCGGGTGCAGGCGGTCATCTGCGCCTACGAGACGGGCCTGGTGACGCCGGGCACGCCCTAG